Proteins from a genomic interval of Rosa chinensis cultivar Old Blush chromosome 2, RchiOBHm-V2, whole genome shotgun sequence:
- the LOC112188464 gene encoding proline-rich receptor-like protein kinase PERK4 yields MANDSDSPSPDSSPSPPTSSDSSSSSSSSPAPSKESPKNSKDTQSPTPSPPKNSSPPPSSPPPSSPPPSSPPPSTPPPKDDDDQSPESPKQNSSPAPPKDNSQPAPATPATPATPAGSNTPPKPKAPGVPATTVYAPPPPRAKTSPSNAVTPPPPSNDSSDDSSGNDSDKGVVVGVGIGAGVIVLLLLVICVLCFRRKRRKNDHMQYYGDPLKGGGHDYYNTTQQHNWNMNTPPQGDHVVRLNQAAAGSNRGGGAWPSPPPPMPMSGEMTGNFSGPHGPPLPPPSPNMSLGGFNQNTFTYDDLATATNGFSQANLLGQGGFGFVHKGVLPSGKEVAVKSLKVGSGQGEREFAAEVEIISRVHHRHLVSLVGYCISGGHRLLVYEFVPNSTMEHHLHGNGLPPMDWATRLRIATGSAKGLAYLHEDCHPKIIHRDIKSANILLDNNYEAMVADFGLAKLSSDNYTHVSTRVMGTFGYLAPEYASSGKLTEKSDVFSFGVMLLELITGKRPVDPSNAMEDSLVDWARPLLTRALEDGNYTELVDIRLDNTYNSQEMARMVACAAASIRHSAKRRPKMSQIVRALEGDVSLDDLNEGVKPGQTVMMNPAAGGSSGYNTEAYNADMKKFRKLALSSQTSSEFGTNSSDSTEMTIPANPKPPPKF; encoded by the exons ATGGCCAATGACTCTGATTCTCCATCACCGGATTCTTCACCTTCACCACCAACATCATCAGACTCCTCGTCTTCGTCGTCATCCTCACCCGCACCTTCAAAGGAATCCCCAAAGAATTCGAAAGATACACAGTCGCCAACCCCATCTCCTCCAAAAAACTCCTCACCTCCGCCATCTTCCCCTCCACCGTCCTCACCACCACCTTCGTCTCCTCCTCCATCGACGCCTCCCCCGAAGGACGATGACGATCAATCGCCCGAGTCCCCGAAACAAAACTCCTCGCCTGCTCCACCAAAGGACAACTCGCAGCCAGCTCCGGCCACTCCGGCAACTCCGGCCACTCCAGCTGGTAGCAATACACCACCCAAACCAAAAGCTCCGGGTGTTCCGGCTACCACTGTCTATGCGCCGCCTCCCCCACGTGCTAAAACTTCGCCCTCCAATGCAgtgacaccaccaccaccttccAACGACTCTTCAGATGACAGCAGTGGCAATGACTCCGATAAAGGGGTGGTGGTAGGAGTGGGGATCGGCGCCGGAGTAATTGTACTTCTGTTGCTCGTCATTTGTGTGCTTTGCTtcaggaggaagaggagaaagaaTGACCACATGCAATATTATGGAGATCCACTCAAAG GTGGTGGTCATGACTACTACAACACTACACAGCAACACAATTGGAACATGAATACACCGCCACAAGGAGACCATGTGGTCAGGCTAAACCAAGCAGCAGCTGGTAGTAATCGTGGTGGTGGTGCCTGGCCTTCACCGCCTCCTCCTATGCCGATGAGCGGTGAAATGACAGGGAATTTCTCAGGACCCCACGGACCCCCCTTGCCACCTCCCTCACCAAACATGTCACTCGGCGGGTTCAACCAGAACACCTTCACTTATGATGACCTAGCAACCGCTACTAACGGGTTCTCACAAGCCAATTTGTTGGGTCAAGGTGGGTTCGGGTTTGTGCACAAGGGCGTCCTCCCCAGTGGAAAAGAGGTTGCGGTGAAGAGTCTCAAGGTCGGTAGTGGGCAAGGTGAACGGGAATTTGCTGCGGAGGTCGAGATCATTAGCCGAGTTCATCACCGACATCTAGTGTCGCTCGTTGGATATTGCATTTCCGGTGGCCATAGATTGTTGGTCTATGAGTTTGTTCCCAATTCAACCATGGAACATCACTTGCATG GCAATGGACTTCCACCAATGGATTGGGCAACTAGGCTTCGGATCGCAACTGGATCTGCTAAAGGGCTTGCCTACCTTCATGAGGACT GCCATCCCAAGATCATCCATCGTGATATCAAATCTGCTAATATTCTCCTGGATAACAACTATGAGGCCATG GTTGCTGATTTTGGGTTGGCTAAGCTGTCATCTGACAACTACACCCATGTTTCTACAAGGGTTATGGGTACTTTCGG GTATTTGGCTCCAGAATATGCATCAAGTGGAAAGTTGACAGAGAAGTCCGATGTCTTCTCATTTGGAGTCATGCTTTTGGAACTCATAACTGGAAAAAGACCGGTTGATCCTTCAAATGCCATGGAAGACAGCTTAGTGGACTGG GCTCGACCACTTCTCACACGGGCACTAGAGGACGGTAACTATACAGAGTTGGTGGATATCCGCTTGGACAACACCTACAACAGTCAAGAAATGGCACGCATGGTCGCCTGTGCTGCTGCCAGTATTCGTCACTCTGCTAAACGACGCCCAAAGATGAGCCAG ATTGTACGCGCATTGGAAGGAGATGTGTCGTTAGACGACTTAAATGAGGGGGTAAAACCAGGGCAGACCGTTATGATGAATCCCGCTGCTGGTGGAAGCTCGGGCTATAACACAGAGGCATACAATGCCgacatgaagaagttcaggAAGTTAGCCCTTTCGAGCCAGACGAGCAGTGAGTTCGGAACTAACAGTTCCGACTCCACAGAAATGACCATCCCTGCGAACCCAAAGCCGCCACCAAAGTTCTGA